The Cellulophaga sp. L1A9 genome window below encodes:
- a CDS encoding Crp/Fnr family transcriptional regulator produces the protein MQQIKAYLDQIATISTKDWEYFTSKLQGRVIPKKTIFLKINEIENHISFIESGVVRLFIPKEDPEKEITFGFSFENQFISAYDSFLTQQPSAYQLETLTETTLLSITYSDLQAVYKNTQIGNLIGRLTAERLFLLKSKREQNLLNLTAEERYLKLFKERPELIKVIPLKYISSYIGVTAQALSRIRKRL, from the coding sequence TTGCAACAGATAAAAGCTTACTTAGATCAAATAGCGACCATCTCTACTAAAGATTGGGAATATTTTACGTCTAAATTACAAGGCCGTGTCATTCCGAAGAAAACTATTTTTTTAAAAATTAATGAGATCGAAAACCATATTTCTTTTATTGAATCTGGTGTAGTACGCTTGTTTATTCCCAAAGAGGACCCTGAAAAAGAAATTACTTTTGGCTTTAGTTTTGAAAACCAATTTATCAGTGCCTATGATTCTTTTTTAACCCAACAACCTTCTGCCTATCAACTGGAAACGCTAACAGAAACTACGCTTTTGAGCATTACCTATAGTGATTTACAAGCCGTTTATAAAAATACCCAAATAGGAAACCTTATTGGCAGACTAACCGCAGAACGCCTTTTTCTATTAAAATCTAAGCGCGAACAAAACTTACTAAATCTCACCGCAGAAGAACGCTACCTAAAGTTATTTAAAGAACGGCCAGAACTCATAAAAGTAATTCCTTTAAAATACATTAGCTCCTATATTGGTGTTACCGCACAGGCTTTAAGCCGAATTAGAAAGCGTCTATAG